In Nostoc sphaeroides, the genomic window GCTTTATGGTCGGCTACTTTGAGGTTAGGAATGATAAATTTAAGTTCGGCATCAAATTGGGCATATTCAGGTTGAATTTTTAATCCTGAATAGGGGATGTCACCTAAGCCGCGCCAATCAAAACTATCTCGCACTGCGAAAACTTTATTTATGGCTTGCAGGGCTACTGTATTTCCAGATTTTTGGACAATTCGGTTATATTGGTTTTCGACTTCACAACGATTTTCTACTAGCTGTTGCAATAGCATCCAAATCGATTGGAGAATATCTAAGGGTTCAAATCCTGAAACGACTATTGGCTTATTATATTGTTGGGAAATAAATTGATATGGGTCACTGCCTATTACCATACTGACATGGCCTGGCCCAACAAATCCATCTAGTTGCAAGTCGGGATTATCTAATAATGCTTTCAGGGCGGGAATCACGAGGACGTGATTGGAAAACATACTAAAGTTATGAATTTTTTCGCCTGCTGCTTGCAGAATGGTGAAGGCGGTGCTGGGGGCTGTGGTTTCAAAACCTAATGCGAAGAAGACTACTTCTTTGTCGGGGTTATCTCTGGCAATTTGCAGGCTGTCTAGGGGAGAGTACACCATACGGATGTCTGCACCTTGTGCCCTGGCTTGCAGTAAACTGGTTTTGGAACCGGGAACTCGCATTGCGTCGCCAAAGGTGGCAAAAATGACGTTATGATTTTGGGAGATTGCGATCGCATCATCTAATCTCCCTTTTGGCATCACGCATACTGGACAACCAGGCCCATGAATTAGTTCGATGGTTTGAGGTAATATTTCTTCGATACCGTATTTAAATATGGAATGGGTATGTCCGCCGCATACTTCCATGATTTTGATGGGTTTTTCTAGCTGGTGGCTTAATTTGGTGATTTCGCGGAGTATGGCTTCAGCTTTTTCAGGTTCGCGGAATTCGTCAACATATTTCATAGGGATTGGGGAATAGTTAATTTCGCTTTTGTGGTAGGGAGTTTTTACGAACCGCCAAGACGCCAAGAACGCCAAGGAAGAAAGAGGTGTGTTTTAAACCCTTTCTTTACATGAGACAAGAAAAGTCTATTATTTAATACTATTTCTTTGTGAAGCTGCGCTAAATCTCTTAATTTCTTATTTCTTGGCGTACTTGGCGTACTTGGCGGTTCGTTCTTTATTTCTTACACTATAAGCACATCTTCATACAGAATTGGTATAAGTACTAATTCCTGCTTGTGCTGCTGCTAATTCTTGGAAAAGTTGTAATGTTTCTGCCGCTTCTTGTTCGTTAATTCGATTCATAGCAAAGCCAACATGGACTAACACCCAATCACCAATACAAGCTTCGGGAGGATGTTGTTCATCAACGATGCAGGCAATATTTACTTCGCGCTTCACACCACCAATGTTAACTAGGGCTAGTTTATGGTTAACGTTGGTTATTTCTATAATTTGTCCGGGGATTCCTAAACACATTTTTTTATTTTTTAAGATAAACTAACCGCAGAGGCGCGGAGAACACAGAGAGAATTTTTTGTCATAAAACGGTTGTCAAATATCAATACTTGTGTATTAATTGTGCGGCTGCAATCACTGCTTGTCCTAGAGATAATCCGCCGTCATTAGCTGGAACTAAGCTATGAGTTAGTACTTTTATCCCCAATGTTTCTAATTGTTTGCTAACTTGCTGTAACAATATACAATTTTGAAAGACTCCTCCTGTTAAAGCTACCTGATTAATCAGATTTTCTTCACAAATATGCTTAACCATTTCCACAATCGCGTTAGCTAAACCTTTGTGAAATTTGGCAGCTATAACTGGTTGGGGAATCTGCTGTTGCAAGTCAGAGAGTAAGGCTTGCCACATTGGGCGTGAGTCTATACAGTAAATACTATCTGAAAAGCTAAAACTAAAAGGATATATTAGCGTTTCTTTATCATTATTTAAGCTACTAACATCTACTATAGCTTCCATTGCGATCGCAGCTTGTCCTTCATAACTACATTCTTCAGGGCAAATACCGATAGCCGCCGCTACTGCATCGAACAACCGCCCCACTGAAGAAGCTGGAGGAGAGTTAATTTTTTTCTCTATAAGTTGATTTAGTAGCTTTAGTGGTTTTTTATTCAGCAATTTTACGATTTCTAAATCAGCATACTGTTGTTGGCAATCATCCCAAAGGTTAGCAGCTATTAATTGGGCGTAGGTATTACGCCAAGGCTGATAAATTGCTTGTTCACCACCAATCATTGTGACTGGTTTAAATGTTGCTAGTCGCTCAAATTTCCGATAATCTGCTAAAAGAAATTCTCCGCCCCAAAGTGTACCATCATCACCGTAACCTAAACCATCTAAAGCAATCCCTAATACCGGAGGCGAATTTAAAGGAATCCCATTTTCTGCCATACAAGCAGCAATATGGGCGTGATGATGTTGAATTTGATGAATTGGAATTTGATTTGTATCTGCTAGTTCTTTACCAAGTTTGCTGGAAAGATATTCAGGATGTTTATCAATGGCGATTATTTCTGGTGTATGTTCAAAGAAATTCAAGTATAAGTTTAAAGTCTCTTGGTAAGCATTGAAAGCCGCAGCATTTTCTAAATCTCCCAAGTGTTGAGATAGAATCGCTTCTCCTTCACGCAATAAGCAAAAGGTATTTTTTAACTCACTACCCATTGCTAAAATTTGCGGCACATTGTCAAATCCTGGTGGTAAGCTAATCGATGCTGGTGCATATCCTCTAGCACGGCGAATTATTTGGACTTTATCTCTAATAACTCTTACCACCGAATCATCTACCCGATTAATAATCTCTCGGTTGTGAAAGAGAAAATAATCAGCGATTGTCCCTAATTTTTCTCTTGCTTCGTCATTATCAATAC contains:
- the hypD gene encoding hydrogenase formation protein HypD: MKYVDEFREPEKAEAILREITKLSHQLEKPIKIMEVCGGHTHSIFKYGIEEILPQTIELIHGPGCPVCVMPKGRLDDAIAISQNHNVIFATFGDAMRVPGSKTSLLQARAQGADIRMVYSPLDSLQIARDNPDKEVVFFALGFETTAPSTAFTILQAAGEKIHNFSMFSNHVLVIPALKALLDNPDLQLDGFVGPGHVSMVIGSDPYQFISQQYNKPIVVSGFEPLDILQSIWMLLQQLVENRCEVENQYNRIVQKSGNTVALQAINKVFAVRDSFDWRGLGDIPYSGLKIQPEYAQFDAELKFIIPNLKVADHKACKCGEILKGVLKPWECKVFGTACTPETPIGTCMVSSEGACAAYYKYGRLSTIAKRTITQKPKITQEPLPACGFSSD
- a CDS encoding HypC/HybG/HupF family hydrogenase formation chaperone, with the translated sequence MCLGIPGQIIEITNVNHKLALVNIGGVKREVNIACIVDEQHPPEACIGDWVLVHVGFAMNRINEQEAAETLQLFQELAAAQAGISTYTNSV
- the hypF gene encoding carbamoyltransferase HypF; the protein is MPIEEIRVRGTVQGVGFRPTVYRLAKACGLYGDVCNDGQGVLIRVSGSEEALTEFVARLQTECPPLAKINQLTRIPYKGEFNFNNFVISSSVNNAIKTEIVPDAATCPQCQQEIFDPFSRFYRYPFTNCTHCGPRLSIIRAIPYDRCNTSMSAFAICPECAKEYHDVENRRFHAQPVACHVCGPTAWLERADGKSVTASMFSMLDDVDAVCTLLQKGEIVAIKGLSGIHLACDATQETVVQKLRQRKRRYHKPFALMARDIAIIEQYCTVNAKEKELLTSSAAPIVLLQATGKKLVAASVASGQNTLGFMLPYTPLHHLILRRMNCPIVLTSGNLADEPQCIDNDEAREKLGTIADYFLFHNREIINRVDDSVVRVIRDKVQIIRRARGYAPASISLPPGFDNVPQILAMGSELKNTFCLLREGEAILSQHLGDLENAAAFNAYQETLNLYLNFFEHTPEIIAIDKHPEYLSSKLGKELADTNQIPIHQIQHHHAHIAACMAENGIPLNSPPVLGIALDGLGYGDDGTLWGGEFLLADYRKFERLATFKPVTMIGGEQAIYQPWRNTYAQLIAANLWDDCQQQYADLEIVKLLNKKPLKLLNQLIEKKINSPPASSVGRLFDAVAAAIGICPEECSYEGQAAIAMEAIVDVSSLNNDKETLIYPFSFSFSDSIYCIDSRPMWQALLSDLQQQIPQPVIAAKFHKGLANAIVEMVKHICEENLINQVALTGGVFQNCILLQQVSKQLETLGIKVLTHSLVPANDGGLSLGQAVIAAAQLIHKY